A genomic segment from Syntrophotalea acetylenivorans encodes:
- a CDS encoding ribose-phosphate pyrophosphokinase has product MNKLKIFAGNSNVSLAREICGHLAVPLGAAKVRAFSDGEIMVEIGENVRGLDVYIIQSTCAPANDNLMELLIMTDALKRASAARITAVIPYFGYARQDRKVAPRTPITSKLVADLVSTAGVDRVLTMDLHAGQIQGFFNIPVDHLYAAPVILRDITARFDQPVVVVSPDAGGTERARAFAKRLNAGLAIIDKRRSGPNVSEVMNIIGDVEGQICIIVDDMIDTAGTLCQAAQALKGEGAAEVYACATHAVLSGPALERIDNSSLKEVLVTNTIPVEEKLAECERLRQLSVAELLAEAIRRIHGDESVSSLFV; this is encoded by the coding sequence GTGAATAAGTTGAAGATTTTCGCCGGTAACTCGAATGTTTCACTGGCCCGTGAGATCTGCGGACATTTGGCTGTACCTCTGGGGGCTGCCAAGGTTCGTGCTTTCTCCGATGGTGAGATTATGGTTGAGATCGGAGAAAATGTCCGTGGGTTGGATGTGTATATCATCCAGTCTACCTGCGCTCCGGCCAACGATAATCTGATGGAGTTGCTGATTATGACCGATGCTCTCAAGCGCGCATCGGCGGCTCGAATTACAGCGGTAATTCCCTATTTCGGATACGCCCGTCAGGACCGCAAGGTGGCTCCGCGCACACCCATCACCAGCAAGCTTGTTGCAGACCTGGTGTCTACTGCCGGTGTCGACCGGGTGTTGACCATGGATCTGCATGCCGGTCAGATACAAGGTTTTTTCAATATTCCGGTCGATCACCTCTATGCTGCGCCGGTTATTCTTCGGGACATTACAGCACGTTTCGATCAACCCGTCGTTGTTGTTTCGCCGGATGCCGGCGGTACTGAGCGGGCTCGCGCATTTGCCAAACGCCTTAATGCCGGCTTAGCGATTATCGATAAGCGTCGCAGTGGTCCCAATGTTTCGGAAGTGATGAATATCATCGGTGACGTTGAAGGACAGATCTGTATTATTGTGGACGACATGATCGATACGGCAGGCACCCTTTGCCAGGCAGCTCAAGCCCTGAAGGGAGAAGGGGCCGCTGAGGTCTACGCTTGTGCGACCCACGCTGTTTTGTCCGGGCCGGCTCTTGAGCGTATCGACAACAGCTCGTTAAAAGAAGTGCTGGTCACCAATACGATTCCGGTTGAAGAAAAGCTCGCTGAATGTGAGCGTCTACGGCAGCTGTCTGTAGCAGAATTGTTAGCTGAGGCTATTCGCCGTATACATGGTGACGAGTCTGTCAGTTCGCTGTTTGTTTAG
- the ispE gene encoding 4-(cytidine 5'-diphospho)-2-C-methyl-D-erythritol kinase, protein MIKTYLAPAKINLCLHVLGKRADGYHDLAMLMQRISLYDRITLRLTAGPGVTVRCAGVSLNPEQENIAALAAQRLLAFAGSSIGVDIDIDKQIPVAAGLGGGSSDAATVLMALNEMLDLKLSTQVLQDLGVKLGADVPFFIYGHPAWATGIGDVLQRIEKLPPLWYVLVNPGIAVSTAWAYGNLRLTSRRDDHKIPRFSSTLDSVTAVLHNDLEEVTVGQHSEIGKVKRRLTALGAAGSLMSGSGSTVFGVFAGKAEAEEAAVQLQQKPGWRVFVVHPVDGEGPIKC, encoded by the coding sequence ATGATTAAAACCTATCTGGCCCCGGCCAAAATCAATCTCTGCCTCCATGTGCTCGGCAAGCGAGCCGATGGTTATCATGACCTGGCGATGTTGATGCAGCGCATCTCTCTCTATGACCGCATCACCTTACGTCTCACAGCCGGTCCCGGAGTGACGGTGCGCTGTGCCGGGGTGAGCCTGAACCCCGAGCAGGAAAACATTGCCGCTCTGGCAGCTCAAAGGTTGCTGGCTTTTGCTGGTTCGTCCATCGGCGTCGATATAGATATCGATAAGCAGATACCGGTAGCAGCAGGTCTTGGCGGCGGTTCTTCCGATGCGGCAACGGTATTGATGGCCTTGAACGAGATGCTCGACCTGAAACTCTCTACGCAGGTGCTGCAGGATCTGGGGGTTAAGCTTGGCGCTGATGTGCCTTTCTTTATTTATGGGCATCCCGCTTGGGCTACGGGGATCGGCGATGTGTTGCAAAGAATCGAAAAGCTGCCACCGCTCTGGTATGTTCTGGTTAATCCCGGAATCGCTGTATCTACGGCTTGGGCATACGGAAATTTAAGGTTGACATCCCGCCGGGATGATCATAAAATACCGCGATTTTCCAGTACGCTAGATAGCGTGACGGCGGTGCTGCATAATGACCTTGAAGAAGTCACCGTTGGTCAACATTCGGAGATAGGTAAAGTGAAAAGGCGTCTGACGGCTTTAGGAGCTGCAGGATCGCTGATGTCCGGTAGTGGCTCCACGGTATTTGGGGTTTTTGCCGGAAAAGCCGAGGCGGAAGAAGCCGCTGTGCAGTTACAGCAGAAGCCAGGTTGGCGGGTCTTCGTTGTTCATCCGGTGGATGGCGAAGGGCCGATAAAGTGCTGA
- a CDS encoding uracil-DNA glycosylase encodes MPDKFYKEFQETVAQVRGLLEDLKHLGVAEVPGETDLDARPVCQLSEVHSSTSCRSETLEEISADLGDCQRCGLSKGRNHIVFGAGNASARLVLVGEAPGRDEDLQGLPFVGEAGRLLERILFAMGFKREDVYICNVQKCRPPKNRDPLPEEIAACVPFLQRQLAALQPQVIVTLGRFAAQTLLDTSQPISSLRGHWQSYEGIAVLPTYHPAFLLRNPAAKREVWEDMKQVMSRLRQGDS; translated from the coding sequence ATGCCCGACAAATTTTACAAGGAATTTCAGGAAACTGTCGCCCAGGTCCGGGGCCTGCTTGAAGATTTAAAGCATCTGGGAGTGGCCGAAGTTCCTGGTGAGACCGACCTCGACGCTCGGCCTGTTTGCCAACTTTCCGAGGTGCATTCATCCACCAGCTGTCGCTCTGAGACCCTGGAGGAAATTTCCGCTGATCTGGGGGATTGCCAGCGCTGTGGATTGAGCAAGGGGCGCAACCATATCGTGTTTGGCGCAGGCAACGCTTCCGCCCGGTTGGTGCTGGTGGGTGAAGCCCCCGGTCGCGACGAGGACCTGCAGGGGCTTCCGTTCGTTGGTGAGGCGGGCCGACTGCTTGAACGTATTTTGTTTGCCATGGGTTTTAAGCGCGAGGATGTCTATATCTGTAATGTGCAGAAATGTCGCCCACCGAAAAACCGCGATCCTCTGCCGGAGGAGATTGCCGCTTGTGTGCCTTTCCTTCAACGGCAGCTGGCTGCTTTGCAACCTCAGGTGATCGTGACTCTCGGTCGTTTTGCTGCTCAAACCCTTCTCGATACTTCGCAGCCTATCAGTAGCCTTCGGGGCCATTGGCAAAGTTACGAAGGGATTGCCGTCCTGCCTACCTACCATCCCGCATTTTTATTGCGCAATCCTGCAGCAAAACGCGAGGTCTGGGAGGACATGAAACAGGTCATGAGCCGGTTGCGTCAAGGAGATAGTTGA
- a CDS encoding 50S ribosomal protein L25/general stress protein Ctc has protein sequence MAQTELMVNSREALGKGSARSLRREGLVPAVVYGKNVEPCALSVDPKALKKSISTEAGLNTLITLKGDGPFDGQVVILKDMQVDAVVGTLMHADFQVIDLAAKVSVMVPVHPVGKSAGEKEGGNLSVIRHEVEIVCLPSAIPASIDIDVTEMQIGDVVHVEDLQLGDGVEAPHDANFTILTVVGRMAEEVEGEELEEGVEGAEAVEAAPEADAE, from the coding sequence ATGGCACAGACAGAATTGATGGTTAACTCACGTGAGGCACTCGGTAAAGGCAGTGCTCGCAGTCTGCGTCGCGAGGGTTTGGTTCCTGCGGTCGTTTACGGGAAAAATGTTGAGCCTTGCGCTCTGAGCGTCGATCCCAAGGCCCTCAAGAAATCGATCTCTACCGAGGCCGGTTTGAATACCTTGATCACCCTCAAGGGGGACGGACCTTTCGATGGCCAGGTGGTGATTCTTAAAGACATGCAGGTTGATGCCGTGGTCGGCACCCTGATGCATGCCGATTTCCAGGTTATCGACCTGGCTGCCAAGGTCAGTGTCATGGTACCGGTTCACCCCGTTGGCAAGTCTGCCGGCGAAAAAGAGGGTGGCAACCTGTCGGTAATTCGTCACGAAGTTGAAATCGTGTGTCTGCCGAGCGCTATCCCTGCTTCTATCGATATCGATGTTACTGAGATGCAGATTGGCGATGTGGTCCATGTCGAAGATCTGCAGCTAGGTGATGGGGTTGAAGCTCCCCATGATGCTAACTTCACCATTCTTACCGTTGTCGGCCGTATGGCTGAAGAAGTTGAGGGAGAAGAGCTTGAAGAAGGCGTCGAGGGAGCCGAAGCAGTTGAGGCGGCCCCTGAAGCTGACGCAGAATAA
- a CDS encoding MBL fold metallo-hydrolase produces the protein MSLWKKSLVTGELQVNCYLLGCEASGQAMVIDPGGKAQRILEILAEHDLTLKMVVNTHCHFDHIGANRSLVEKTQAELMIHPADLPILRGASEHAMRFGCEPIEPSPEPTRLLQDGDTVELGDFSFKVIHVPGHSPGGICLLGEGLLFAGDNLFAGSIGRTDLPSGDQGALMKALRDRILTLSDEIIVCPGHGPETTIGRERRTNPYLRYIV, from the coding sequence ATGAGTTTGTGGAAGAAATCGTTGGTTACCGGAGAACTGCAAGTTAATTGCTATCTGCTGGGCTGTGAGGCAAGCGGACAGGCAATGGTCATCGATCCCGGCGGTAAGGCGCAGCGCATCCTGGAGATATTGGCCGAGCATGATTTGACGTTGAAAATGGTGGTCAATACCCACTGCCATTTCGATCATATTGGCGCCAATCGGTCCTTAGTGGAAAAGACTCAGGCTGAGCTGATGATTCACCCCGCCGATCTACCTATATTGCGCGGTGCCTCCGAGCATGCCATGCGCTTCGGCTGTGAGCCCATCGAACCTTCCCCGGAGCCGACCCGGTTATTGCAGGATGGAGATACCGTCGAGCTTGGTGACTTTAGTTTTAAAGTCATTCATGTGCCCGGACATTCCCCCGGTGGGATCTGTCTCCTCGGTGAGGGCCTGTTGTTTGCCGGAGACAACCTGTTCGCCGGTTCCATCGGCCGGACCGACCTTCCTTCCGGCGATCAGGGGGCTTTGATGAAGGCTCTGCGAGACCGCATCCTGACCCTGTCCGATGAAATTATCGTCTGTCCTGGCCACGGTCCGGAAACGACCATCGGCCGGGAACGGCGAACCAACCCTTACTTGCGCTATATCGTTTGA
- a CDS encoding zinc dependent phospholipase C family protein: MARSLLIIIILLLLPNEALAWGIGVHLQLGSQTLEALSRLPSLLQPLLSNYPYDFLYGFISADITLGKKYTHYLKHCHSWRIGQQILAAAKTDPQRACAYGYLGHLAADTVAHSYMVPYKMVRTFNTAMLKHLYWEMRFESRVDPSIWQLARTIARKDFRANDEMMSNVLSRTIFSFSTNKRLFNSILLLSRLQRWQKMLQSIGEQSRWVLEEEDQEHYLVLAQQATESILTDMEDSPYWKADPAGERALYTADIIRKNLNLLWLDGKLPEGEAQQLLAQLKERFRQGITKPEALLDLLAGY, translated from the coding sequence ATGGCTCGATCCTTACTCATCATTATCATTCTGCTGCTCTTGCCCAACGAGGCTCTGGCCTGGGGCATCGGCGTGCACCTGCAACTTGGCTCCCAGACTCTTGAAGCCCTGAGCCGCCTGCCAAGCCTTCTGCAACCCCTGCTCAGCAACTACCCATACGACTTTCTCTATGGATTCATCAGTGCCGACATCACCCTGGGCAAAAAATATACGCACTATCTAAAGCACTGTCACTCCTGGCGCATCGGTCAGCAGATCCTCGCCGCGGCCAAAACCGATCCCCAGCGAGCCTGCGCTTACGGATACCTGGGGCATCTGGCGGCGGACACCGTCGCTCATTCCTACATGGTGCCGTACAAAATGGTCCGCACCTTCAATACCGCCATGCTCAAGCATCTCTACTGGGAGATGCGTTTCGAGTCGCGCGTCGATCCTTCCATCTGGCAACTGGCAAGAACCATCGCCCGCAAGGATTTTCGAGCCAACGATGAGATGATGAGCAATGTGCTGTCCCGCACCATCTTCTCTTTTTCCACCAACAAACGGCTTTTCAATTCCATTTTGCTGCTCAGCCGATTGCAGCGCTGGCAAAAAATGCTGCAATCCATCGGTGAACAATCGAGATGGGTCCTGGAAGAAGAAGACCAGGAGCACTATCTCGTCCTGGCTCAGCAGGCTACCGAGAGCATTTTGACGGACATGGAGGACAGCCCCTATTGGAAGGCCGATCCCGCCGGCGAGCGAGCCCTCTATACGGCAGACATCATCCGTAAAAACCTTAATCTCCTGTGGCTGGACGGTAAACTGCCTGAAGGCGAAGCGCAACAGCTGTTGGCCCAATTGAAAGAGCGCTTTCGTCAGGGCATCACCAAACCCGAAGCCCTGCTCGATCTGCTAGCCGGCTACTGA
- a CDS encoding ATP-binding cassette domain-containing protein, whose protein sequence is MSLAGEPVLQIAGLGKVRVNEQGREVTVLRDVDLTLVAGQITVIIGPSGGGKSTLVRLLNRLEEPSSGEILLNGRNIRLHDPLQLRRKVALVAQKPFVFNGSVLDNLQRPFIFQGDKPPAAEDSRLLELLALCQLSAEWLQRDARSLSVGQQQRLCLARSLAMGPEVLLLDEPTSALDRPTVNSLASSLRKACRKWQLAVLLVTHDLHLAKTIADHLAYLEDGCISEQGLPDELFARPRSNALQCFLSEPSKKQV, encoded by the coding sequence ATGTCCCTTGCCGGCGAGCCGGTATTGCAGATAGCCGGACTTGGTAAAGTTCGAGTCAATGAACAGGGCCGGGAGGTGACCGTATTGCGTGATGTCGATCTGACCCTGGTGGCAGGTCAAATCACGGTGATTATCGGTCCCTCGGGTGGTGGCAAAAGTACCCTGGTTCGGCTGCTCAATCGACTGGAAGAGCCCAGCAGTGGAGAAATCCTGCTGAACGGACGCAATATCCGCCTCCATGATCCATTGCAGTTGCGCCGAAAGGTGGCGTTGGTCGCCCAAAAGCCCTTCGTTTTCAACGGTTCGGTTCTCGATAATCTGCAGCGTCCGTTTATATTTCAAGGGGACAAGCCGCCTGCGGCAGAGGATTCCCGCTTGCTGGAGCTGTTGGCCCTGTGCCAACTCTCTGCTGAATGGTTGCAGCGCGACGCCCGTTCTCTGTCGGTGGGGCAACAACAACGTCTCTGCTTAGCCCGCAGTTTGGCGATGGGGCCCGAAGTACTGTTGCTCGACGAACCGACCAGCGCGCTGGATCGCCCTACGGTCAATAGTCTGGCCAGCAGCCTGCGTAAAGCCTGCCGCAAGTGGCAGCTGGCGGTATTGTTGGTGACCCATGATTTACATTTGGCAAAGACGATCGCCGACCACTTAGCTTACCTCGAAGATGGATGTATCTCAGAGCAGGGATTGCCTGACGAGTTGTTTGCCCGCCCGCGTAGTAACGCTTTGCAATGCTTTCTTTCTGAACCATCCAAAAAGCAGGTTTAA
- the coaBC gene encoding bifunctional phosphopantothenoylcysteine decarboxylase/phosphopantothenate--cysteine ligase CoaBC: protein MLQGKEIVLGVCGGIAAYKAAELVRLYIKAGANVSVIMTAAAQEFITPLTFQTLSGRPVHSELFNLLQEQDIGHISLADRADLLVIAPATANLIGKLAAGIADDLLTTTVMACKAPVLVVPAMNSNMWENPICRRNVEQLRNAGCQVMEPATGMLACGWEGQGKLPEPQAILEQTQHLLAPQDLTGETVLVTAGPTREELDPMRFLSNHSSGKMGYAIARAAADRGARVRLVAGPTALSTPRGVELRQVVSAREMHAAVMDLASDCSIVVKAAAVADYRPACRQDQKIKKGGESTLSLELQRNPDILAELGQLQGERFLVGFAAETEQLLENARRKLQDKNLDLIVANDLTAEGAGFAGDTNVVRLIYRNGDVEDLPQMSKDQLAHSLLDRIRSRLHGKEEAGCQ from the coding sequence ATGCTGCAAGGCAAAGAGATCGTGTTGGGTGTATGTGGTGGCATCGCTGCCTATAAGGCGGCTGAACTGGTGCGCCTTTATATCAAGGCCGGTGCCAATGTCTCGGTGATCATGACCGCGGCGGCCCAGGAATTCATTACCCCGCTGACCTTTCAAACCCTGTCCGGCCGACCGGTTCACAGCGAATTGTTCAATCTGCTTCAGGAACAGGATATCGGCCATATCTCATTGGCCGACCGGGCTGACTTGCTGGTGATTGCTCCCGCTACGGCCAACCTGATCGGAAAACTGGCGGCGGGGATCGCCGATGATCTTTTAACCACGACGGTGATGGCCTGCAAGGCGCCCGTATTGGTGGTGCCGGCGATGAACAGCAACATGTGGGAGAATCCCATCTGCCGCCGCAACGTGGAGCAGTTGCGGAATGCCGGTTGCCAGGTTATGGAACCGGCTACCGGCATGCTTGCCTGCGGTTGGGAAGGACAGGGCAAACTGCCGGAGCCGCAAGCGATTTTGGAGCAAACGCAACACCTGCTTGCCCCTCAGGATCTGACCGGGGAGACGGTGCTGGTGACGGCAGGGCCGACGCGGGAAGAGCTCGATCCGATGCGTTTTCTCAGCAATCATTCCTCGGGCAAGATGGGCTATGCCATTGCCCGGGCCGCTGCCGACCGGGGTGCTCGTGTCCGCTTGGTGGCCGGTCCCACCGCTTTGTCCACACCCCGCGGTGTTGAGTTGCGGCAGGTGGTCAGCGCCAGGGAGATGCATGCTGCCGTTATGGATCTGGCAAGCGATTGCTCCATCGTCGTAAAGGCGGCGGCGGTAGCTGATTATCGCCCCGCCTGTCGCCAGGATCAAAAAATCAAGAAGGGCGGGGAATCGACCCTGTCCCTGGAATTGCAGCGCAACCCCGATATTTTGGCGGAATTGGGACAGTTGCAGGGAGAACGGTTTCTGGTCGGCTTTGCCGCCGAAACCGAACAGTTGCTGGAAAATGCCCGGCGCAAACTGCAGGACAAAAATCTCGACCTGATCGTGGCCAATGACTTGACTGCAGAGGGGGCCGGTTTTGCCGGCGACACCAATGTGGTTCGGCTGATCTATCGGAATGGCGATGTAGAGGACTTGCCCCAGATGAGCAAGGACCAGCTGGCCCACAGCCTGCTGGATCGCATCCGAAGTCGGCTTCATGGCAAGGAGGAGGCTGGCTGTCAGTAG
- a CDS encoding ABC transporter permease, with translation MSAQEIIALAPHDLLWAYGALLLAAALAWQHRIGQSRDLLWGSLRMVLQLLAVGYALRWIFAARHPLPTVLMLLVMGGFSLQIMAGRLRHKLPGFYRIVSLSLFAGCGGVTLYFCLLVVAPSPWYEPRYLIPLAGMIIGNSINGACLAVERLAAEMKERQAEIEAALCLGASPRMACQEPLRNAFRAALLPMVNTMAAMGVVSLPGMMTGQILSGTDPLIAVKYQIAIMCAIVGSVALTSALLLLQGYRTYFTDAHQLRS, from the coding sequence ATGTCGGCCCAAGAGATCATAGCGTTGGCACCCCACGATCTGCTTTGGGCTTACGGTGCCTTGCTGCTGGCCGCTGCTCTTGCCTGGCAGCATCGTATCGGGCAGTCACGCGATCTGTTATGGGGCTCTCTGCGCATGGTATTGCAACTGCTGGCCGTGGGGTATGCCTTGCGCTGGATATTTGCAGCCCGCCATCCATTGCCGACCGTGTTGATGCTGTTGGTGATGGGCGGATTTTCTTTGCAGATCATGGCTGGCCGTCTTCGGCATAAACTGCCTGGGTTTTATCGAATCGTCAGTCTTTCTTTATTTGCCGGTTGTGGCGGCGTCACCCTGTATTTCTGCCTGCTGGTGGTTGCGCCATCCCCCTGGTACGAGCCCCGCTATCTGATCCCCTTGGCCGGCATGATCATCGGCAACTCCATCAATGGCGCTTGTCTGGCCGTGGAGCGTCTGGCGGCTGAAATGAAAGAGCGGCAGGCGGAGATCGAAGCGGCTTTGTGTCTCGGCGCCAGTCCGCGCATGGCTTGCCAGGAGCCGCTGCGCAACGCCTTTCGTGCGGCCTTGCTGCCAATGGTCAACACTATGGCGGCCATGGGGGTCGTTTCTCTGCCGGGTATGATGACCGGGCAGATCCTCTCCGGTACCGATCCATTGATCGCCGTGAAATATCAGATTGCCATCATGTGTGCCATTGTCGGTTCCGTGGCCCTGACCAGTGCCCTCTTGTTGTTGCAGGGGTATCGAACCTATTTCACCGACGCTCACCAGTTACGTTCCTGA
- the pth gene encoding aminoacyl-tRNA hydrolase: MKVVAGLGNPGPEYSATRHNIGFMVAELFAARNGISLKKKGHQAFYGVGRCNNQELLVLLPQTFMNRSGASVGSVVKAQQLMIENLVVVHDEIDLPFGTLRIKAGGGHGGHNGLRDIRTVLGSGDFIRLRIGVGRPPAGGDVARHVLREFSPTEKKQLDDLLLLAVEALEMLLNEGVQPAMNAFNNRDISH, from the coding sequence TTGAAGGTTGTAGCCGGTCTCGGCAACCCGGGGCCGGAGTACAGTGCTACCAGGCATAATATCGGATTTATGGTCGCGGAGTTGTTTGCTGCCAGAAACGGTATTTCGCTGAAAAAAAAAGGTCATCAGGCATTCTATGGTGTGGGCCGTTGCAACAATCAGGAGTTGTTGGTTTTGTTGCCGCAAACCTTTATGAACCGAAGCGGTGCCAGCGTCGGATCCGTGGTCAAGGCTCAACAGTTAATGATAGAAAACCTGGTGGTGGTACACGACGAGATCGACTTGCCTTTCGGCACGCTGCGCATTAAGGCAGGGGGAGGGCACGGCGGTCATAACGGTCTGCGCGATATTCGCACTGTGCTCGGTAGCGGCGATTTTATCAGGTTGCGCATCGGCGTTGGGCGACCTCCTGCCGGAGGAGATGTGGCTCGCCATGTTCTGCGCGAGTTTTCCCCTACAGAAAAAAAACAATTGGATGATCTGTTGTTGCTAGCGGTCGAGGCTCTGGAAATGCTTCTGAATGAAGGAGTCCAGCCAGCCATGAACGCTTTCAACAATCGCGATATTTCACATTAA
- a CDS encoding AAA family ATPase has product MLKQLGKRLLEKKLISEKQLKKALDRQRSKGGRLGQNLCDMGFLEEENLDQVFHPLPPMPQTVAESGLDLGFITDLALKHSLFLGEFGRNELMERTKLPASIIDAVLENLRKDQFVEVKGAELYARHSFRFAITEQGIRRANVLLEVCRYVGPAPVTLDVYRDMVALQTVKNILIDDQQVRQAFDHLVVNDDLLYRLGPALSSGKEIFLYGPPGNGKTSIAEAIGSLLPGTVFIPYALLVRGEIINVYDPVSHGDIISTVGEENPDQRWVEVRRPVIMAGGELSLRTLDLDFNTITKYYEAPLQVKANNGVLIIDDFGRQQIDPKQLLNRWMVPLDRRIDFMTLHTGMKFDIPFDTLVVFSTNIEPADLVDEAFLRRIRYKIKIDHPSIGEFEEIFRRLCEDHAMSFSRPVFEHLMDHYYRRLEVRFSSCHPKDLVEHIIEEASYHGHPPELSQGAIDRAWHNYFVNSSLGARFCPER; this is encoded by the coding sequence ATGCTGAAACAGCTGGGAAAACGGCTACTTGAGAAGAAGTTGATTTCGGAGAAACAGTTAAAGAAGGCCCTTGATCGACAGCGTAGCAAGGGGGGACGTTTAGGTCAGAATTTGTGCGACATGGGTTTTCTTGAGGAAGAAAACCTGGATCAGGTTTTTCATCCATTGCCTCCGATGCCGCAGACCGTGGCCGAGTCGGGCCTTGATCTGGGATTTATAACCGACTTAGCTCTTAAACACAGCCTGTTCCTTGGAGAATTCGGGCGTAACGAACTGATGGAGCGGACCAAGCTGCCGGCCAGTATCATCGATGCCGTTCTGGAAAATTTGCGAAAAGATCAGTTTGTCGAGGTCAAAGGAGCCGAACTCTACGCCCGGCACAGTTTTCGATTTGCTATTACCGAACAGGGCATTCGACGGGCCAATGTTTTGCTTGAGGTGTGCCGATATGTCGGCCCGGCCCCGGTGACCCTGGACGTCTACCGGGATATGGTTGCGCTGCAGACGGTCAAGAATATCTTGATCGACGATCAGCAGGTCAGGCAAGCCTTCGACCACTTGGTGGTAAACGATGATTTGCTCTACCGCCTCGGCCCCGCTCTGAGTTCCGGCAAAGAAATCTTTCTCTATGGCCCACCGGGAAACGGAAAGACTTCCATCGCTGAGGCTATCGGGAGCCTGTTGCCCGGTACGGTCTTCATACCGTACGCTCTATTGGTACGGGGTGAAATTATCAATGTATATGATCCGGTCAGTCATGGTGATATTATTTCGACGGTCGGTGAAGAGAATCCTGATCAGCGCTGGGTCGAGGTGCGGCGGCCTGTGATTATGGCCGGCGGAGAGTTATCCCTGCGCACCCTGGACCTGGATTTTAATACGATTACCAAGTATTACGAAGCGCCTCTGCAGGTCAAGGCCAATAATGGTGTGCTGATCATTGATGATTTCGGCCGTCAACAGATCGATCCCAAACAGTTGCTTAATCGTTGGATGGTTCCTTTGGATCGCCGCATCGATTTCATGACCCTGCATACTGGCATGAAGTTCGATATTCCTTTTGATACCTTGGTGGTTTTTTCCACTAACATCGAGCCGGCGGATTTGGTGGACGAGGCCTTTTTACGACGTATTCGTTACAAAATTAAAATAGATCATCCTTCCATTGGTGAGTTTGAGGAGATTTTTCGGAGGCTATGTGAGGATCACGCTATGTCGTTTAGCAGACCTGTTTTCGAGCATCTGATGGATCACTATTATCGAAGACTCGAAGTACGCTTCAGCTCCTGCCATCCCAAGGACCTTGTCGAACATATCATCGAGGAGGCCTCTTATCACGGCCATCCTCCAGAACTATCGCAAGGTGCCATTGATCGTGCCTGGCACAATTATTTTGTTAACAGCAGTCTGGGGGCAAGGTTCTGCCCTGAGCGGTGA